In Aquiflexum balticum DSM 16537, a single genomic region encodes these proteins:
- a CDS encoding XRE family transcriptional regulator, producing the protein MILAKNLKFLRSESGLTQSELAEKLDLQRTMISAYEDGRSEPKLSTLAILSELFVVSIDELLHHDIQQYGRRLNQNKNIKILTIATDDQDRENITMVGQKASAGYLNGFADPEYMESLPQFHIPTLSRNSTYRAFELSGDSMLPLVPGTVIIGSYVEQLRDIKSGKTYVLVTSTEGVVYKRVFNYLDENGKLFLVSDNEHYKPYEVKGADVLEIWEAKAFISTDFPNPKDKTKPVSLEDISQMILDLRSEIVRLK; encoded by the coding sequence ATGATACTTGCAAAGAATCTCAAATTTCTAAGGTCAGAATCAGGATTGACCCAAAGCGAATTGGCTGAAAAACTGGATCTGCAGAGGACCATGATTTCGGCCTACGAGGACGGAAGGTCAGAACCCAAACTTTCAACTTTGGCGATTTTGTCCGAACTATTTGTTGTCAGTATCGATGAACTGCTTCACCATGATATTCAACAATATGGCCGTCGGCTAAACCAAAACAAAAACATCAAAATACTGACCATCGCAACAGATGATCAGGATAGGGAAAACATCACTATGGTCGGGCAAAAGGCCTCCGCAGGATATCTCAATGGTTTTGCGGACCCCGAATATATGGAGTCCTTACCGCAGTTTCATATTCCTACCCTTTCAAGAAACTCCACATACCGGGCTTTTGAACTGAGTGGCGACAGTATGTTGCCCTTGGTGCCGGGTACGGTGATTATCGGTTCCTATGTCGAGCAGTTGCGCGATATCAAAAGCGGCAAGACCTATGTTTTAGTGACCTCTACCGAAGGGGTCGTTTACAAAAGGGTGTTCAATTACCTGGATGAAAACGGAAAGCTTTTCTTAGTCTCTGACAATGAACATTACAAACCCTATGAGGTCAAAGGAGCGGATGTTTTGGAAATATGGGAAGCCAAAGCATTTATCAGTACCGATTTCCCCAATCCCAAAGACAAAACAAAGCCGGTAAGTTTGGAGGATATATCTCAAATGATTCTGGATCTTCGTTCAGAAATAGTCAGGTTAAAATAG
- a CDS encoding pyridoxal phosphate-dependent aminotransferase, whose protein sequence is MKQLNRRTWLKTSILGLGGITALPTTLSAAVHKTNLWHSKSILEEFPFDSNPEIAMKARLLANENPFGPSEKAIKAISNSISMGNRYGHADAAYLISLIAEKEGVAPENIMLGPGSTDLLEKTAISLCRKGGNVISADPSYLSLVNTAKAVGASWKAVPLLADQSHDLQGMFSAIDSETRLIYVCNPNNPMGSITDFEQVRTFCKNASKKTPVFVDEAYLEFLENPEEKSAVSLVAEGHDVIVARTFSKIHGMAGLRIGYMVATPERIKSVTDLVRSTMGLCITSLKGAIASFQDEEFIAKCRSLNKESREFTSENIHALGYQEIPSHTSFMIFPIRNDAKSFSKSMTDQGVGIRMYAIDDKPWCRVSMGTMDEMEIFIEALKVTEA, encoded by the coding sequence ATGAAGCAACTCAACAGAAGAACCTGGTTAAAGACCAGTATATTGGGCTTAGGCGGTATTACTGCGCTGCCTACTACCCTTTCCGCAGCAGTTCACAAAACCAATCTCTGGCATTCCAAAAGTATTCTCGAAGAATTTCCTTTTGATTCCAATCCTGAGATTGCGATGAAAGCCCGCTTACTCGCCAATGAAAACCCATTTGGACCTTCGGAAAAAGCCATCAAAGCCATATCCAACTCCATTTCTATGGGAAACAGGTATGGGCATGCAGATGCTGCCTATTTGATCAGCCTCATTGCTGAAAAAGAAGGCGTTGCTCCCGAAAACATCATGTTGGGTCCGGGTTCTACGGACCTTTTGGAAAAAACAGCCATTTCCCTATGCAGAAAAGGCGGAAATGTGATATCTGCCGACCCATCCTACCTTTCTCTGGTCAATACAGCAAAAGCCGTCGGCGCATCCTGGAAAGCAGTACCCTTACTAGCGGACCAAAGCCATGACCTTCAAGGCATGTTTTCCGCGATTGATTCTGAAACAAGGTTGATCTATGTCTGCAATCCCAACAATCCCATGGGTTCAATCACGGATTTCGAACAAGTCCGGACTTTTTGTAAAAATGCATCCAAGAAAACACCTGTTTTTGTGGATGAGGCTTATTTGGAGTTTCTGGAAAACCCTGAAGAAAAAAGTGCGGTCAGTCTTGTGGCTGAAGGGCACGATGTGATTGTAGCAAGAACCTTTTCGAAAATCCATGGAATGGCAGGATTGAGGATAGGGTATATGGTTGCTACTCCGGAGAGAATCAAATCGGTTACCGACTTGGTTAGAAGTACCATGGGATTGTGCATCACTTCTTTGAAAGGTGCCATTGCCAGTTTTCAGGATGAGGAATTCATAGCGAAATGCCGAAGCCTGAATAAGGAGTCAAGAGAATTTACCTCTGAAAATATTCATGCCTTGGGTTATCAGGAAATCCCATCACACACCAGTTTTATGATTTTTCCCATCAGAAATGATGCTAAATCCTTTTCCAAATCCATGACCGACCAAGGGGTGGGTATCCGGATGTATGCCATTGATGACAAGCCCTGGTGCAGGGTAAGTATGGGTACTATGGATGAAATGGAGATTTTCATTGAAGCCTTGAAAGTGACAGAAGCCTGA
- a CDS encoding flavin monoamine oxidase family protein, translating into MMDVIIIGGGFSGVAAARILHKANKSFIVLEARERLGGRVYTKRFENGQYLDFGGQWIGPTQDRMYALCKEYGVDYFETYNEGYNILDFGQKVKKYRGLIPKIDIISLLNLDWLLRKMERMAKNIPASKPWSHPKSETYDNILLSDFIKKNCITQSSHKVITYGLETVFACGLHTISLLHALFYIKSGHNLNGLISIKDGAQQHRIVGGMQTLVDRMAAEFQSKIHFNHPVESIKQDTNSVGVAGDGFEFEAKNVIIAIPPPLAAEIKFSPELTSQKSQLINRISMGKVGKCFMVYDKPFWRDSKFSGQALADEQSPFQTLFDSSPKNGEYGVILGFTIADRAEDFFKKSLEQRKQAMLQKLVDYFGEEAKNPTAYHDFTMTDEIWSRGCYAGLYPVGGWTAFQNAYSKPEDRIFWAGTEASDAWFGYIEGAVRAGERAAGEILDLRS; encoded by the coding sequence ATGATGGATGTCATCATCATTGGCGGAGGTTTCTCAGGAGTAGCCGCTGCACGCATCCTCCACAAAGCGAATAAATCCTTCATCGTCCTTGAGGCAAGAGAACGTCTTGGCGGGCGGGTTTATACCAAAAGATTTGAAAATGGGCAATACCTGGATTTTGGGGGACAATGGATAGGCCCTACCCAAGACAGGATGTATGCACTCTGCAAAGAATACGGAGTGGATTATTTTGAGACTTACAACGAGGGCTACAATATCCTTGACTTTGGGCAAAAAGTAAAAAAGTACAGAGGTTTGATCCCGAAAATCGACATCATCTCTTTGCTCAATCTAGATTGGCTGTTGCGGAAAATGGAGAGGATGGCCAAAAATATACCTGCTTCCAAACCTTGGTCCCATCCGAAATCGGAAACTTACGACAATATCCTTCTTTCTGATTTTATCAAAAAAAACTGCATCACCCAATCAAGCCATAAAGTAATCACCTACGGCTTGGAGACTGTTTTTGCCTGCGGGCTCCATACCATTTCCTTGCTTCATGCGCTGTTTTATATCAAATCAGGCCATAATTTAAATGGCCTGATCAGTATCAAAGATGGTGCGCAACAGCATCGAATCGTTGGGGGCATGCAGACACTTGTCGATAGGATGGCAGCAGAATTCCAATCCAAGATCCATTTTAACCACCCTGTCGAATCCATTAAACAGGACACAAACAGCGTGGGAGTTGCAGGTGATGGATTTGAATTTGAAGCAAAAAATGTAATCATAGCCATTCCACCACCCCTTGCTGCCGAGATCAAATTTTCACCTGAGTTGACTTCTCAAAAATCCCAGTTAATCAACCGGATAAGCATGGGTAAAGTAGGTAAATGTTTCATGGTCTATGATAAGCCATTTTGGCGGGATAGTAAATTCAGCGGTCAGGCTTTGGCAGATGAGCAATCCCCATTTCAGACTCTTTTCGATTCCTCACCAAAAAACGGCGAATACGGTGTAATCCTTGGTTTTACAATCGCAGACAGGGCTGAGGATTTTTTCAAAAAATCACTTGAACAACGAAAACAGGCCATGTTGCAGAAGTTGGTGGACTATTTTGGTGAGGAAGCCAAAAATCCGACCGCTTACCATGATTTTACCATGACGGATGAAATTTGGAGCCGGGGATGTTATGCGGGGCTTTATCCTGTTGGTGGATGGACCGCATTCCAAAATGCCTATTCCAAACCTGAAGATCGGATATTTTGGGCAGGAACTGAGGCATCTGATGCTTGGTTTGGCTATATTGAAGGCGCTGTCAGGGCGGGGGAAAGGGCTGCGGGGGAGATTTTAGATCTTAGATCTTAG
- a CDS encoding TlpA family protein disulfide reductase encodes MAITLENAEESFTSTQMINKKTILFGLAFFGILAIIVYPTKFGRKIRQKTKMELLGTGLIQPKIEPNSLKAEEIGFNYEGSLLSIKGIPIKLEDFKGKTLFINIWASWCGPCRAEMPYINSLYEKLQENQNVEFLMIAIDEDFEKSKNYISGKNFIFPVYHAFEGLNSSLDTKSIPMTVVVNAEGKVIFKDKGMNNFDTEDFRTFLLTQRKTSK; translated from the coding sequence TTGGCAATCACTTTGGAAAATGCTGAAGAAAGCTTTACCTCAACTCAAATGATCAATAAAAAAACCATCTTATTTGGATTAGCATTTTTTGGCATTCTTGCAATAATCGTCTACCCCACAAAATTCGGAAGAAAAATCAGGCAAAAAACCAAAATGGAATTATTGGGCACAGGGTTAATTCAACCTAAAATTGAACCAAATTCCTTGAAGGCAGAGGAAATTGGTTTTAATTATGAAGGTTCTCTCCTATCCATTAAAGGTATTCCTATAAAACTTGAAGACTTTAAAGGGAAAACGCTTTTTATCAATATTTGGGCGTCTTGGTGTGGTCCCTGCCGTGCGGAAATGCCATACATCAATAGCCTGTATGAAAAACTACAAGAAAATCAGAATGTGGAATTCTTGATGATTGCCATTGATGAGGATTTCGAAAAAAGTAAAAATTATATCTCGGGTAAGAATTTCATTTTTCCTGTTTACCATGCTTTTGAGGGATTAAACAGTTCTTTAGACACAAAATCTATTCCCATGACTGTAGTGGTCAACGCGGAAGGAAAAGTAATTTTCAAAGATAAGGGCATGAATAATTTTGATACCGAGGATTTCAGAACTTTTTTATTGACCCAAAGGAAAACATCCAAATAA
- a CDS encoding DsbA family oxidoreductase, with protein sequence MKIEIWSDIMCPFCYIGKRRLESALKDFEFADQIQIEWKSFLLNPDMVTDPNKSTLEYLSENKGWSLAQTEQITQQVVDMAKEEGLEYHMDKTVVANAKNAHRLLQLAKTLKKGDAMKERLLKAYFAEGKNIDDRETLIQLALEVGLEKERVIACLDSGEFSEKVDQDIYESRLIGVRGVPFFVLDRKFGISGAQPKEVFDETIRKAWADYVKTNPVLQILENEDGSSCDLESGEC encoded by the coding sequence ATGAAAATCGAAATTTGGTCGGACATCATGTGTCCGTTTTGTTATATCGGAAAAAGAAGGTTGGAGTCTGCATTGAAGGATTTTGAGTTTGCAGATCAGATACAGATTGAATGGAAAAGTTTTTTGCTCAATCCTGACATGGTCACAGATCCTAATAAAAGCACTTTGGAATATCTATCAGAAAACAAAGGTTGGAGTTTGGCCCAAACCGAGCAGATTACCCAACAAGTGGTTGATATGGCCAAGGAAGAGGGCTTGGAATACCATATGGATAAGACCGTTGTAGCCAATGCCAAAAATGCCCATAGATTGCTTCAATTGGCAAAAACTTTGAAAAAAGGGGATGCCATGAAAGAAAGGCTTTTGAAGGCTTATTTCGCAGAAGGGAAGAATATTGATGATAGGGAAACCTTAATACAGCTTGCTTTGGAGGTTGGATTGGAAAAAGAAAGGGTTATAGCCTGTTTGGATTCCGGTGAATTTTCAGAAAAGGTGGATCAGGATATTTATGAATCCAGACTGATAGGGGTGAGAGGAGTGCCCTTCTTTGTTTTGGACCGAAAATTCGGCATATCCGGTGCCCAACCAAAAGAAGTTTTTGATGAAACCATCAGAAAAGCTTGGGCGGATTATGTGAAAACAAATCCTGTACTACAGATTTTGGAGAATGAGGATGGAAGCAGCTGCGACCTGGAAAGCGGGGAATGTTAG
- a CDS encoding SRPBCC family protein, whose product MSTTTKPTLTVKATINASLEKAWEAWTGPDHITQWNFADVSWHCPHAENDLRENGKFSYRMEAKDGSFGFDFSGKYSQVEVFKKISLLLDDGRKVNVSFQTKDGMTQVLESFEAEETNSLELQQTGWQLILNNFKQYVESLVTIEKLHFEIQIQAPVEKVYEAMLADESYRKWTSVFNPGSHYTGSWKKGGKILFIGTDDTGAQGGMVSRVKENIPNKFVSIEHLGILGPKGEEITSGPEVEGWAGAFENYSFEADNGSTLLAVDLDSNQQFKSYFEETYPLALQKLKEICES is encoded by the coding sequence ATGTCAACCACAACAAAACCAACACTGACCGTTAAAGCCACTATCAATGCTTCCCTGGAAAAAGCCTGGGAGGCCTGGACCGGTCCGGACCATATAACCCAATGGAATTTTGCTGATGTAAGTTGGCACTGCCCTCATGCCGAAAATGACCTGAGGGAGAACGGAAAGTTTTCTTACAGAATGGAAGCCAAAGACGGAAGCTTTGGATTTGACTTTAGCGGAAAATATTCCCAAGTGGAGGTTTTCAAGAAAATATCCCTATTGCTTGATGACGGGAGAAAGGTCAATGTTTCCTTTCAGACAAAAGATGGTATGACCCAAGTCCTAGAAAGCTTTGAAGCAGAAGAAACCAATTCATTGGAATTGCAACAAACAGGCTGGCAGTTAATCCTCAATAATTTCAAGCAGTATGTGGAATCATTGGTAACCATTGAAAAACTGCATTTTGAAATTCAAATCCAGGCACCAGTAGAAAAGGTATATGAAGCCATGTTGGCGGACGAATCATACCGAAAATGGACTTCTGTATTTAACCCAGGTTCACATTATACAGGTTCTTGGAAAAAAGGGGGGAAAATTCTCTTTATCGGCACAGATGACACCGGCGCACAGGGCGGGATGGTTAGCAGGGTCAAGGAGAATATTCCAAACAAATTTGTGTCCATAGAACATCTCGGAATTCTTGGCCCTAAAGGGGAAGAAATCACTTCCGGTCCAGAAGTGGAAGGATGGGCAGGGGCATTTGAAAATTATTCATTTGAGGCTGACAATGGCAGCACCCTACTTGCTGTCGACCTAGATTCCAATCAGCAATTCAAGTCCTACTTTGAGGAAACTTATCCATTGGCACTTCAAAAATTAAAAGAGATATGTGAGTCCTGA
- a CDS encoding AEC family transporter, with translation MNPAVQKTLSLIILILIGFLLRKKFQDPAKQQGLKTLILTVALPAIIFVALLKAEIKTDLLALPFLALAFNFIVFSLLKYLLPLFGLEKDSPAYRTYLLLFPSLAPGLSCFPFLIEYLGDDALAWGALADIGNKFFVLIFAYMLAMTWFMRNYPNNNHGTRAKIKSLLMSLVNEPINIVIILALILLGLGIHLENLPSFLSSAVGNLSNLMTPLVLIYIGIAVIFNWKQIKKITGLLFLRSGITFLLSGIIVVLMPSLTYPAILVLVAFPQSAISFWPFAHMSAFVGMEQKMEDNKKRTFDLELAVNILAVSLPFSTAIMLGIFSFGEAFTSPSLLFSMGILMILLSASKALLKWITPLEWKAELKKSLGSLF, from the coding sequence ATGAACCCTGCAGTTCAAAAGACGCTATCGCTGATTATTTTAATTTTGATAGGTTTTCTACTAAGGAAAAAATTCCAAGACCCGGCCAAACAACAGGGATTAAAGACTTTGATTCTTACTGTTGCATTACCGGCAATTATTTTTGTGGCTTTGCTAAAAGCAGAAATCAAGACAGATTTACTGGCTTTGCCTTTTCTTGCCCTGGCGTTCAACTTCATAGTTTTTTCCCTGCTAAAATACTTACTCCCCTTATTTGGATTGGAAAAGGACTCACCTGCCTATAGAACCTACCTTTTGTTGTTCCCTTCATTGGCACCGGGACTATCCTGTTTTCCTTTTCTGATCGAGTATTTGGGGGATGACGCATTGGCATGGGGAGCTTTGGCAGATATTGGCAATAAATTCTTTGTGCTGATCTTCGCTTATATGTTGGCCATGACTTGGTTTATGAGAAACTATCCCAACAATAACCATGGTACAAGGGCAAAAATCAAATCTCTATTGATGAGTTTGGTGAATGAACCTATCAATATCGTCATCATATTGGCACTGATATTACTGGGTTTGGGCATACATTTGGAAAACCTGCCCTCATTCCTGTCTTCCGCTGTCGGCAACCTGAGTAATCTGATGACTCCTTTGGTTCTGATTTATATTGGCATTGCAGTGATTTTCAACTGGAAACAAATCAAAAAAATTACTGGGCTGCTTTTCCTAAGGTCCGGGATAACTTTTCTTTTGAGCGGAATCATAGTTGTATTGATGCCATCACTAACCTATCCTGCCATCCTGGTTTTGGTAGCATTTCCGCAGAGTGCAATCAGTTTCTGGCCATTTGCCCATATGTCAGCTTTTGTGGGGATGGAACAAAAAATGGAAGACAACAAAAAAAGAACATTTGACTTGGAGCTTGCCGTAAACATCCTTGCCGTTTCCCTGCCTTTTTCCACAGCCATCATGTTGGGCATATTTTCCTTTGGCGAGGCCTTCACCTCACCTTCCCTATTATTTTCAATGGGAATTTTAATGATTCTCCTAAGTGCTTCCAAAGCGCTGTTGAAATGGATTACTCCTTTGGAATGGAAAGCAGAACTCAAAAAAAGCCTGGGTTCTCTATTTTAA
- a CDS encoding sugar 3,4-ketoisomerase, producing MNQTKLVDCRLIEFRKIALEDGVLTSITGGLEIPFEIKRTFFLTDMIQQASRGNHANIQNQVVLIALKGEFEAILHDGESHKSFILNDSASGLLIREGIWRELKNFSKDAICVVLCSEIYDPADYINDFEAFLEIKNQ from the coding sequence ATGAATCAGACGAAATTAGTGGATTGCCGGTTAATTGAATTCAGGAAAATAGCCCTGGAAGACGGTGTGCTGACAAGCATTACCGGGGGGCTTGAAATTCCTTTTGAGATTAAACGGACATTTTTCCTGACCGATATGATTCAACAGGCCTCAAGGGGGAACCATGCCAATATACAGAATCAGGTGGTGCTGATTGCCCTGAAAGGAGAGTTTGAAGCCATTCTGCATGACGGGGAAAGCCACAAAAGTTTTATCCTCAATGATTCTGCCTCGGGACTACTTATCAGAGAAGGTATCTGGCGGGAACTCAAAAACTTTTCCAAGGATGCGATTTGTGTGGTTCTTTGTTCCGAAATCTACGATCCCGCAGATTATATAAATGATTTTGAGGCGTTCTTGGAAATTAAAAATCAATGA
- a CDS encoding winged helix-turn-helix domain-containing protein, which produces MLESLVTSKTRIKLLLKFFSHNNSGYLRALAKEFDESTNAVRVELNRLTDAGLLTSGDEGKTKMYRANHEHPFFHEIKNMVSKFLGLDQLLEQVVSRLGNVEKAYIIGDYAQGIDSGTVKLILIGRDIDLDYLDFLVKKTYEKVKRQVDVKVLEEEPAEINGLLVYG; this is translated from the coding sequence TTGCTGGAATCGTTGGTGACATCCAAAACGCGTATCAAGCTGTTGTTGAAATTTTTTTCACACAACAATTCAGGATACTTACGTGCCTTGGCCAAGGAATTTGATGAGTCTACCAATGCCGTGCGGGTTGAACTTAACAGGTTGACCGATGCGGGCTTACTGACTTCCGGGGATGAGGGGAAAACAAAAATGTACCGGGCCAATCACGAACACCCGTTTTTCCATGAAATCAAAAATATGGTTTCCAAATTTCTTGGTTTGGATCAGCTCCTCGAGCAGGTGGTGAGTAGATTGGGCAATGTGGAAAAAGCCTATATCATCGGAGATTACGCACAGGGTATAGATTCAGGCACGGTCAAATTGATACTGATAGGTCGGGATATCGATCTGGATTACCTGGATTTTTTGGTGAAGAAGACCTATGAAAAAGTCAAGCGACAAGTGGATGTGAAGGTTTTGGAGGAGGAACCTGCCGAGATTAATGGACTTTTGGTTTATGGATAA
- a CDS encoding TlpA family protein disulfide reductase translates to MSFDWKKEIKSWGIILAAFSFLYFTGLMTPIMGGVQSLLLATGIKKPKITLVDKENKDFDYKGRFVDMQGNMVDLKDFKGKTVFINLWATWCPPCRAEMPHISEMYKKVKDTENLEFLMIALDKDFEKSKKYIDGKGFTFPVVHATYGLNNSLQSQSIPTTLVVSPDGEIIFYQEGMSNFDTEEFRNFLTGQN, encoded by the coding sequence ATGAGTTTTGATTGGAAAAAGGAAATCAAAAGCTGGGGCATCATACTTGCGGCCTTTTCCTTTTTATATTTTACAGGATTGATGACACCGATTATGGGAGGTGTACAATCTTTGCTTTTGGCCACAGGAATCAAAAAGCCTAAAATCACATTGGTGGACAAGGAAAATAAGGACTTTGATTATAAGGGAAGATTTGTGGATATGCAGGGAAATATGGTGGACTTGAAAGACTTTAAGGGAAAAACAGTTTTTATTAACCTTTGGGCCACTTGGTGCCCTCCCTGTCGTGCCGAAATGCCCCACATTTCCGAAATGTACAAGAAAGTAAAAGACACTGAAAATCTGGAATTTCTAATGATTGCTTTGGATAAAGATTTTGAAAAGAGCAAAAAGTACATCGATGGCAAAGGCTTTACTTTCCCGGTGGTACACGCCACTTATGGACTGAATAATTCACTCCAAAGTCAATCTATCCCAACAACCTTGGTCGTCAGTCCAGATGGAGAGATCATTTTTTATCAGGAAGGTATGAGTAATTTCGATACGGAAGAGTTCAGAAACTTTCTTACTGGCCAAAATTAA
- a CDS encoding Tex family protein, translated as MDFNHFVKIAEELGIKIKQVTDTVELLDGGATVPFISRYRKEVTGSLDEVQVAAIRDRTQQLRDLEKRKEAILKSIEEQGKLTPELKDKINAAETMSLLEDLYLPYKPKRRTKATVAREKGLEPLATKIFEQMSFDLESEASNYIDTDKEVNTVEEALQGARDIIAEWVNENVDLRKKMRELFISEGQFVSKVIPGKEAEAIKYKDYFDWTEPVKTAPSHRVLAMRRGEKELFLMLDTCPDEFSAIALMEKTVLENAANESVEQVRMAIKDCYKRLLKPSMETEVRLYTKKKADEEAIRVFADNLRQLLLAAPLGEKAVLAIDPGFRTGCKTVCLGPQGQLLSYDAIFPNEPQKRIAEAGQTIKGLVEKYKVEAIAIGNGTASRETEAFVKSLGLPKNVIVTMVNESGASIYSASDVAREEFPDYDLTVRGAVSIGRRLMDPLAELVKIDPKSIGVGQYQHDVDQGALKNSLDDTVMSCVNGVGVEVNTASKQLLTYVSGLGPVLAQNIVSYRNENGPFKSRNEIKKVPRLGDKAFEQAAGFLRIRNAKNPLDASAVHPERYELLEKMAKDIGAKVNDLMSSEELRSKIILKNYISETVGLPTLQDIMEEISKPGRDPRETFEVFSFQDGVNEMRDLMVGMKLPGIVTNITKFGAFVDIGVHQDGLVHLSHLADKFVTDPSQVVSVNQKIQVTVTEVDIPRKRIALSMKSDPFGERGKTKPKEKQKKEETEVEGDMAAKLAMLKGRFGK; from the coding sequence ATGGATTTCAATCATTTTGTAAAAATAGCCGAAGAACTTGGTATTAAGATTAAACAGGTAACCGATACTGTTGAATTATTGGATGGTGGAGCAACAGTTCCTTTTATATCCAGATATAGAAAAGAGGTGACAGGTAGTCTGGATGAAGTTCAGGTGGCTGCCATTAGGGACAGAACCCAGCAGTTGAGGGACTTGGAAAAGAGGAAGGAAGCCATCCTGAAATCCATCGAAGAACAAGGGAAATTAACTCCCGAATTAAAAGATAAAATTAATGCCGCTGAGACCATGTCCCTTTTGGAGGATTTATACCTTCCCTACAAACCAAAAAGAAGAACAAAAGCAACAGTCGCAAGAGAAAAGGGGCTGGAACCTTTGGCAACAAAGATTTTTGAACAGATGTCTTTTGATCTTGAATCAGAAGCATCCAATTATATTGATACCGATAAAGAAGTCAATACCGTGGAGGAAGCCCTTCAGGGAGCGCGGGATATCATTGCTGAATGGGTCAATGAAAATGTGGATTTGAGAAAAAAGATGCGTGAGCTTTTTATCAGTGAAGGGCAGTTTGTATCCAAAGTTATTCCTGGCAAAGAAGCTGAAGCCATCAAGTACAAGGATTATTTTGATTGGACAGAACCTGTGAAAACTGCTCCTTCCCATAGGGTGTTGGCCATGAGAAGGGGGGAGAAAGAGTTGTTTTTGATGTTGGATACCTGCCCGGATGAATTTTCCGCCATTGCTTTGATGGAAAAAACAGTGTTGGAAAATGCTGCCAACGAATCAGTCGAACAGGTGCGCATGGCCATTAAGGATTGTTACAAGAGATTGTTGAAGCCATCGATGGAAACTGAGGTTAGGCTTTACACCAAAAAGAAAGCTGATGAAGAAGCCATCAGGGTGTTTGCAGATAACCTGCGTCAATTATTGTTAGCGGCACCTTTGGGGGAAAAGGCGGTTTTGGCCATAGACCCAGGCTTTAGGACGGGCTGTAAAACGGTATGTCTTGGGCCGCAAGGTCAACTGCTGAGTTATGATGCGATTTTTCCCAACGAACCCCAAAAGCGGATAGCTGAGGCTGGCCAAACTATCAAAGGGTTGGTTGAAAAATATAAAGTAGAAGCCATCGCTATTGGAAACGGTACGGCAAGCCGGGAAACCGAAGCATTTGTCAAATCCTTGGGATTACCCAAAAATGTGATCGTAACCATGGTGAATGAAAGTGGTGCTTCGATTTATTCCGCATCTGATGTGGCAAGAGAGGAATTCCCCGATTATGACCTGACGGTCAGGGGCGCAGTTTCTATCGGAAGAAGACTGATGGATCCGTTGGCAGAACTCGTAAAGATTGACCCTAAGTCAATAGGCGTTGGTCAATACCAACATGATGTGGATCAAGGAGCTTTGAAGAACTCTCTTGATGATACCGTCATGAGTTGTGTGAATGGAGTGGGAGTGGAGGTAAATACAGCTTCCAAACAATTGCTTACCTATGTTTCGGGTTTAGGACCGGTTTTGGCGCAGAATATCGTCAGCTACAGAAATGAAAACGGCCCTTTCAAAAGCAGGAATGAAATCAAAAAGGTACCAAGGTTAGGGGACAAGGCTTTTGAACAGGCAGCAGGGTTTTTGAGGATCAGAAATGCCAAAAATCCCTTGGATGCCAGTGCAGTGCATCCTGAGCGTTATGAACTGTTGGAGAAAATGGCCAAGGATATCGGTGCCAAAGTGAATGATTTGATGAGTTCCGAGGAACTAAGGTCAAAAATCATTTTGAAGAACTATATCTCTGAAACTGTTGGTCTGCCTACGCTTCAGGACATCATGGAAGAAATCTCCAAACCGGGAAGAGATCCAAGAGAAACTTTTGAGGTTTTCAGCTTTCAGGATGGAGTTAATGAAATGAGGGATTTAATGGTGGGCATGAAGCTGCCGGGGATTGTCACCAACATCACTAAATTCGGTGCCTTTGTAGACATCGGAGTGCATCAGGACGGATTGGTACATTTGAGTCATTTGGCAGATAAGTTTGTCACAGACCCTTCCCAAGTAGTATCCGTCAATCAGAAAATACAGGTTACAGTCACAGAAGTGGATATTCCCAGGAAAAGGATCGCCCTAAGTATGAAGTCAGACCCTTTTGGTGAAAGAGGCAAAACAAAACCCAAAGAAAAACAGAAAAAAGAGGAAACTGAAGTAGAGGGAGATATGGCAGCTAAGTTGGCAATGTTGAAGGGGAGGTTTGGGAAGTAG